A window from Desulfovermiculus halophilus DSM 18834 encodes these proteins:
- the folD gene encoding bifunctional methylenetetrahydrofolate dehydrogenase/methenyltetrahydrofolate cyclohydrolase FolD, whose amino-acid sequence MSAQLIKGTDIREEILEELAKEVQDIKDKHGKVPGLVTILVGENPASQSYVSLKIKTAHRLGFNEVQDTQPDTISEEELLGLIDKYNKDESIHGILVQLPLPKHIDEKKVLNAIDPDKDVDGFHPVNVGRLMIGGNEVKFPPCTPAGIQEMIIRAGVETEGAEVVVVGRSNIVGKPIANMMVQKGKGANSTVTVVHTRTKDMESHCKRADILIVAAGVPGLVKPEWIKPGACVIDVGVNRVGEKPSKKDPNKMVPILRGDVDFDTAKDIAGYITPVPGGVGPMTITMLMRNTVRSLKYHLGIA is encoded by the coding sequence ATGAGTGCACAATTGATCAAGGGCACGGACATCCGGGAAGAGATTTTGGAGGAGCTGGCCAAAGAAGTGCAGGACATCAAGGACAAGCACGGAAAGGTCCCGGGACTGGTGACCATCCTGGTCGGGGAAAATCCCGCCTCCCAGTCCTACGTCTCCCTGAAGATCAAGACCGCCCATCGGTTGGGCTTTAATGAGGTTCAGGACACTCAGCCGGACACCATCTCTGAGGAAGAGCTTTTGGGTCTGATCGACAAGTACAACAAGGACGAGTCGATACACGGGATACTTGTCCAGCTTCCCCTGCCCAAGCATATTGACGAGAAAAAGGTGCTCAACGCCATCGATCCGGACAAGGATGTGGACGGCTTTCATCCGGTCAATGTGGGCCGGCTGATGATCGGCGGGAACGAGGTCAAGTTCCCTCCCTGCACCCCGGCCGGAATTCAGGAGATGATCATCCGGGCAGGAGTGGAAACCGAAGGTGCGGAGGTCGTGGTCGTCGGCCGGTCCAACATCGTGGGCAAGCCCATTGCGAACATGATGGTTCAGAAAGGCAAAGGGGCCAATTCCACTGTGACCGTTGTGCATACCCGGACCAAGGATATGGAGTCCCACTGCAAGCGGGCGGACATCCTGATCGTAGCCGCCGGGGTGCCCGGACTGGTCAAGCCGGAATGGATCAAGCCCGGGGCCTGTGTCATTGATGTGGGCGTAAACCGCGTGGGCGAGAAGCCGAGCAAAAAGGACCCGAACAAGATGGTCCCCATCCTGCGCGGGGATGTGGATTTTGATACGGCCAAGGACATCGCCGGGTACATCACGCCGGTGCCCGGGGGGGTGGGACCGATGACCATCACCATGCTCATGCGCAACACCGTCCGCTCCCTGAAGTACCATCTGGGCATCGCCTAG
- the hemW gene encoding radical SAM family heme chaperone HemW produces MHLYLHVPFCRSKCAYCAFASAPPGPGEIKAYVRAVIREMQTRAPQAAACKVQTLYLGGGTPSLLPCADLERLLRAAGETFSWRDEPEITLEANPDSVHSLGQVQSWQELGVTRVSLGIQSLDPAILEFLGRTHTLKQSEAAVDRLRRAGMDNFGLDLIWGIPGQGVRGWRDSVSRAAAWGPAHLSLYSLSVEPNTQLADMIEARGEGGSQGERKPEWPEEEVWTEMFLQGREILLRSGFEHYEISNFALPGRRCQHNSGIWRGEAYLGFGPAAVSSLHCVRRKNPERLGDYLQMIAHGRPGPEEEILDPGIVHWEKAMLSLRTSQGMEWTAIQGWGKEALAAQLEQAGLLKIKGGRVSLTPQGMLVSNEILARLLE; encoded by the coding sequence ATGCACCTCTATCTCCACGTTCCCTTCTGCCGGTCAAAATGTGCGTATTGCGCTTTTGCCTCGGCTCCGCCGGGTCCGGGTGAGATAAAGGCCTATGTCCGGGCCGTGATCCGGGAGATGCAAACGAGGGCTCCGCAGGCTGCTGCATGCAAGGTGCAGACCCTGTACCTGGGCGGGGGAACCCCCAGTCTTCTCCCCTGTGCCGATCTGGAGCGCCTGCTCCGCGCAGCAGGGGAGACATTCTCCTGGAGAGATGAACCGGAGATCACCCTGGAGGCCAACCCGGATTCGGTGCACAGTCTGGGGCAGGTCCAAAGCTGGCAAGAGCTGGGGGTGACCAGAGTCAGCCTGGGGATCCAAAGCCTGGATCCGGCGATTCTGGAGTTTTTGGGCCGCACCCACACTTTGAAGCAGTCCGAAGCGGCTGTGGACCGCCTGCGGCGGGCTGGAATGGACAACTTCGGCCTGGACCTGATCTGGGGCATTCCGGGACAGGGGGTCAGAGGGTGGAGGGACAGCGTATCCAGGGCGGCAGCCTGGGGGCCCGCACATCTGTCCCTGTACAGCTTAAGCGTCGAGCCTAACACCCAACTTGCTGACATGATCGAGGCGCGGGGCGAGGGAGGATCCCAGGGGGAGCGGAAGCCAGAATGGCCGGAGGAAGAGGTCTGGACCGAGATGTTTCTGCAGGGTCGCGAGATTTTGCTCCGGTCCGGATTTGAGCACTACGAGATCTCCAATTTCGCCCTCCCGGGCAGACGCTGCCAGCACAACAGCGGTATCTGGCGGGGAGAGGCATATCTTGGATTCGGCCCGGCGGCGGTGTCTTCTCTGCATTGCGTGCGGCGGAAGAATCCAGAGCGCTTGGGAGACTACCTGCAAATGATCGCCCATGGCCGGCCGGGGCCCGAGGAGGAGATCCTGGACCCAGGTATTGTGCACTGGGAGAAGGCCATGCTTTCCCTGCGCACATCCCAGGGGATGGAGTGGACGGCTATCCAGGGCTGGGGGAAAGAGGCCCTTGCGGCTCAGCTGGAACAGGCCGGTCTGCTTAAGATCAAAGGCGGGCGTGTGTCTCTGACCCCGCAGGGGATGCTGGTCAGCAACGAGATCCTGGCCAGGCTGCTGGAGTGA
- a CDS encoding type III pantothenate kinase, whose translation MQTYRLLLDVGNTNTKLGVSKGHVILNSFVLPTHARDTADTFGLRVMQIFDHLRISPRQVQAWVVSSVVPEHNTMIRKAGEKYSTCPVLFVPDDLPLPLHNRYANPQEVGADRLVTAFAARRLLSTSGLIVIDFGTATTVECIQGHDYLGGLICPGVFSSLGALAGHTAKLPRISLEHSSSGLEIGRSTAESMNQGFLYGFASMIQGLCQQLRGFLTPEVTVVATGGFAGAITPLCSCLDTVREDLLLQGLLMAHQKTEDR comes from the coding sequence GTGCAGACTTATCGGCTCCTGCTCGACGTGGGGAATACGAATACCAAGCTGGGCGTATCCAAGGGCCACGTCATCCTCAATTCCTTTGTACTGCCCACCCATGCCAGAGACACCGCGGATACCTTCGGTCTGCGGGTGATGCAGATCTTCGATCACCTGCGCATTTCCCCCCGGCAGGTCCAGGCCTGGGTGGTTTCCTCCGTGGTCCCGGAACACAACACCATGATCCGCAAGGCCGGAGAAAAATACTCCACCTGTCCGGTGCTCTTTGTGCCCGACGATCTGCCCCTTCCCCTGCATAACCGCTACGCAAACCCCCAGGAGGTGGGGGCCGACCGGCTGGTGACTGCATTTGCAGCCCGCAGACTTTTGTCCACTTCAGGGCTGATCGTTATTGATTTCGGAACGGCAACCACAGTAGAGTGCATTCAGGGTCACGATTATCTGGGGGGCCTTATCTGTCCGGGCGTGTTTTCTTCCCTGGGGGCTCTGGCCGGACATACGGCCAAGCTGCCCAGGATCAGCCTGGAGCACAGTTCGTCCGGGCTGGAGATCGGCAGGAGCACGGCCGAGAGCATGAATCAAGGCTTTCTGTACGGGTTTGCCAGCATGATCCAGGGGCTGTGCCAACAGCTGCGCGGTTTTTTGACCCCGGAGGTCACGGTGGTGGCCACCGGGGGATTCGCCGGGGCAATCACCCCCCTGTGTTCATGTCTGGATACTGTTCGCGAGGATCTCTTGCTGCAGGGGCTGCTCATGGCTCATCAGAAGACAGAGGACAGATGA
- the eno gene encoding phosphopyruvate hydratase yields MSVIAQLGAREILDSRGNPTVEVEVELESGVWERAAVPSGASTGSREALELRDKDANRYGGKGVQTAVSNVLHTIAPTLVGMDALRQLEVDSVLLELDGTENKSSLGANALLGVSMAVARAAAAYLNLPLYQYLGGVGARVLPVPQMNILNGGAHAPNNLDIQEFMILPLGASSFAQALRMGSETFQALKAILAEGGHITSVGDEGGFAPNLDSHEQALERIVQAIEKAGYTPGADIALGLDAAASEFFSQGAYNLRGENKVLDASGMVDYYLDLCRRFPIVSIEDGLAEQDWDGWKILTERMGHMIQLVGDDIFVTNPAILAEGISKGVANSILIKLNQIGTLSETLETIELARKNGYTSVVSHRSGETEDHFIADLAVAVNGGQIKAGSLSRSDRLAKYNQLLRIEDDLGGQARFAGPDLVQEWGQKHKPA; encoded by the coding sequence ATGAGCGTTATTGCCCAGTTAGGAGCCAGAGAGATATTGGATTCCCGGGGAAATCCAACTGTGGAGGTTGAGGTGGAGCTGGAATCCGGGGTCTGGGAGCGGGCGGCCGTGCCCTCGGGTGCTTCCACCGGGTCCAGAGAGGCCTTGGAGCTCAGGGACAAGGACGCCAACCGTTATGGGGGCAAGGGGGTGCAGACTGCGGTGAGCAATGTGCTGCACACCATCGCCCCCACCCTGGTGGGTATGGACGCCCTGCGGCAGTTGGAAGTGGACAGCGTGCTCCTGGAGCTGGACGGAACAGAGAACAAGAGCAGCCTGGGAGCCAATGCCCTTCTCGGGGTGTCCATGGCTGTGGCCAGGGCGGCCGCCGCCTATCTCAATCTGCCGCTCTATCAATACCTGGGAGGGGTGGGGGCCCGCGTTCTTCCCGTCCCTCAGATGAACATCCTGAACGGCGGGGCTCATGCCCCGAACAATCTGGATATCCAGGAGTTCATGATTCTGCCCCTGGGAGCCTCGAGCTTTGCCCAGGCCCTGCGCATGGGATCGGAGACCTTTCAGGCCTTGAAGGCCATTCTGGCCGAAGGGGGGCACATCACCTCGGTGGGGGACGAAGGGGGATTTGCTCCCAACCTGGACAGCCATGAGCAGGCCCTGGAACGCATTGTCCAGGCCATCGAGAAGGCCGGCTACACCCCTGGCGCGGACATCGCCCTGGGGCTGGATGCGGCGGCCTCCGAGTTCTTTTCCCAAGGTGCCTACAACCTGCGGGGGGAGAACAAAGTCCTGGATGCCTCCGGAATGGTGGACTACTACCTGGATCTGTGCCGGCGCTTTCCCATAGTATCCATTGAAGACGGCCTGGCTGAGCAGGACTGGGACGGCTGGAAGATCCTGACCGAGCGCATGGGACATATGATTCAGCTGGTGGGCGACGATATCTTTGTCACCAACCCGGCCATCCTGGCCGAAGGGATTTCCAAAGGCGTGGCCAACTCCATATTGATTAAGCTGAATCAGATCGGCACCCTGAGCGAGACCCTGGAGACCATCGAGCTGGCCAGGAAAAACGGCTATACTTCGGTGGTTTCGCATCGTTCCGGGGAAACCGAGGATCATTTCATTGCCGATCTGGCGGTCGCGGTCAACGGAGGACAGATCAAGGCCGGTTCATTGAGCCGCAGCGACCGGCTGGCCAAATACAACCAGCTCCTGCGCATCGAGGATGATCTGGGCGGACAGGCCCGCTTTGCCGGGCCGGACCTGGTGCAGGAATGGGGGCAAAAACACAAACCGGCTTGA